In Vibrio gangliei, a single window of DNA contains:
- the sppA gene encoding signal peptide peptidase SppA gives MKKLFCFIAKIIKGIWKFIGFLRVAMLNLAFLAILVFAYFTFFPQKSAAPDDISSKKEALILNLEGPIVEQRSYINPFDSLSGTLMEKDLPKENVLYDIVTTIRAAAKDESITGLVLNLKQMPETNLTKLRYVAKAISEFKASGKPVYAYGDFYNQSQYYLASYANKIMLSPDGAVLLKGYSAYNLYFKDFLEKLNVSTHIFRVGTYKSAVEPFIRNDMSPAAKESASAWLTQLWGAYIDDVAHNRNVDGKTLTPSMEDFLAQMKVVDGDLAQLSKQVGLVDELMTRQQATQFLRDKFGGTDKNGYNGISYYQYKNTVTQPITTSPDKIAVVVASGTILDGDQPKGSVGGDSTARLLRQARLDKDIKAVVLRVDSPGGSAFASEVIRNEVEALKQAGKPVVVSMSSLAASGGYWISMSADKIIAQPTTLTGSIGIFGVITTFEKGLNQLGVHTDGIGTSPFSGVGLTNGLSKGASEAMQMGIEHGYHRFISLVGENRDMKTEEVDKVAQGRVWTGQDAMKRGLVDQMGDFDDAITEAAKLAKVTDYQLTWVDKPLTPTQQMLQDLFSTVDASLGNPLEKYLPDALKPAAAQISQSADLLNSFNDPKGYYAFCLNCQTN, from the coding sequence ATGAAAAAACTGTTTTGCTTTATCGCAAAGATCATCAAAGGCATTTGGAAATTTATCGGTTTTCTACGTGTCGCAATGTTGAATCTTGCCTTTCTCGCTATTTTAGTTTTCGCCTACTTCACCTTTTTCCCGCAAAAATCAGCAGCACCGGATGATATCTCGTCAAAAAAAGAAGCCTTAATCCTCAATTTGGAAGGGCCGATTGTTGAGCAACGTTCTTATATCAATCCGTTCGACTCCTTATCGGGAACATTGATGGAAAAAGATCTGCCAAAAGAAAATGTGCTCTACGATATTGTGACGACGATTCGTGCAGCAGCAAAAGACGAATCCATTACTGGGCTCGTACTGAATTTAAAGCAGATGCCAGAAACCAACCTAACCAAATTACGCTATGTAGCTAAAGCCATCAGTGAGTTCAAAGCCAGTGGCAAGCCAGTCTACGCGTATGGTGATTTTTATAATCAAAGCCAATATTACCTAGCCAGTTACGCCAATAAAATCATGCTCTCACCAGATGGAGCAGTGCTATTAAAAGGCTACAGCGCTTACAATTTGTACTTCAAAGACTTTCTGGAAAAACTCAATGTCTCTACTCATATTTTCCGTGTAGGCACATATAAATCGGCGGTAGAGCCTTTTATTCGTAATGATATGTCACCCGCTGCAAAAGAGTCTGCCAGCGCATGGTTAACTCAATTGTGGGGGGCGTACATTGATGATGTTGCTCATAACCGTAACGTAGATGGTAAAACGCTAACGCCAAGCATGGAGGATTTCCTTGCACAAATGAAAGTCGTTGATGGTGATTTAGCACAATTGTCGAAACAAGTCGGTTTGGTTGATGAGCTTATGACTCGCCAACAAGCGACCCAATTCTTACGTGATAAATTTGGCGGCACGGATAAGAATGGCTACAACGGCATAAGCTACTATCAATATAAAAATACCGTGACACAACCAATCACAACCAGCCCAGATAAAATTGCAGTCGTGGTTGCCAGTGGTACGATTTTAGATGGCGATCAACCTAAAGGCAGTGTTGGTGGTGATTCAACGGCTCGTCTATTACGCCAAGCTCGCCTAGATAAAGACATTAAAGCTGTGGTATTGCGTGTCGACAGCCCAGGCGGCAGCGCTTTCGCATCTGAAGTCATTCGTAATGAAGTGGAAGCATTAAAGCAAGCGGGGAAACCTGTGGTTGTTTCAATGTCTAGCCTTGCAGCATCGGGTGGTTACTGGATTTCAATGAGTGCCGATAAAATCATCGCTCAGCCAACCACGCTCACGGGTTCAATCGGTATCTTTGGTGTCATCACCACATTTGAAAAAGGCTTAAATCAACTAGGCGTGCATACGGATGGAATTGGCACCAGCCCATTCTCTGGTGTTGGCTTAACCAATGGTCTATCAAAAGGTGCGTCAGAAGCAATGCAAATGGGCATTGAGCATGGTTATCATCGTTTTATCTCACTGGTGGGTGAGAACCGAGACATGAAAACTGAAGAGGTTGATAAAGTCGCCCAAGGTCGAGTTTGGACCGGTCAAGATGCCATGAAACGTGGTCTTGTGGATCAAATGGGTGACTTTGATGATGCGATTACTGAAGCGGCTAAGTTAGCTAAAGTGACAGATTACCAGTTAACTTGGGTTGATAAGCCACTCACGCCAACTCAACAAATGCTGCAAGATTTATTCAGCACTGTCGATGCATCACTAGGTAACCCACTAGAAAAATATTTGCCGGATGCGCTAAAACCAGCCGCCGCACAAATTAGCCAAAGTGCCGATTTACTCAACAGCTTTAATGATCCGAAAGGCTATTATGCTTTTTGTTTAAATTGCCAAACTAATTAA
- the ansA gene encoding asparaginase gives MTRKHIYIAYTGGTIGMKRSSHGYVPADGFMTQQLAAMPEFHREEMPLFTVHEYSPLMDSSDMTPNDWQHIADDIKANYDKYDGFVILHGTDTMAYTASALSFMFENLGKPVIVTGSQIPLAELRSDGQANLLNALHIAANYPINEVTLFFNNQLMRGNRSTKSRADGFNAFTSPNLPHLLEAGISIQVSNPELINKKPQGEFKVHNITPQPIGVITMYPGISHEVIRNTLRQPVNAMILLTFGVGNAPQNKEMLAHLKEASERGVIVVNLTQCLTGKVNMDGYATGVSLAEAGVISGFDMTHEAALAKLHYLLSKELSYEEIKAQMQQVLRGEMSI, from the coding sequence ATGACAAGAAAACACATCTACATCGCTTACACTGGTGGCACCATTGGCATGAAACGTTCCTCACACGGTTACGTACCTGCTGATGGTTTCATGACCCAACAACTTGCTGCAATGCCAGAATTCCATCGTGAAGAAATGCCATTGTTTACCGTGCACGAGTATTCACCTCTAATGGATTCATCCGATATGACGCCTAACGATTGGCAGCATATCGCTGATGACATCAAAGCTAATTACGACAAATACGACGGTTTCGTGATTTTACACGGCACCGATACCATGGCGTACACCGCCTCTGCGTTGTCATTCATGTTTGAAAACTTGGGTAAACCGGTGATCGTGACGGGCTCACAAATCCCATTAGCTGAGCTGCGTTCTGATGGTCAAGCAAACTTACTGAATGCCTTACATATTGCGGCAAACTACCCGATCAATGAAGTGACGTTGTTTTTTAATAACCAACTCATGCGAGGTAACCGCAGCACCAAGTCTCGCGCTGATGGTTTTAATGCCTTTACTTCACCTAACTTGCCACATTTGTTAGAAGCAGGGATCAGCATTCAAGTGAGTAACCCTGAACTGATCAACAAGAAGCCACAAGGTGAATTCAAAGTACACAACATCACGCCACAACCGATCGGTGTGATTACTATGTATCCGGGCATTTCTCATGAGGTTATTCGCAATACATTACGCCAACCAGTAAATGCGATGATTTTGCTCACTTTTGGTGTCGGTAACGCACCACAAAATAAAGAGATGCTTGCGCACTTAAAAGAAGCCTCAGAACGTGGCGTGATTGTGGTGAACCTAACCCAATGCTTAACTGGGAAAGTAAATATGGATGGTTATGCTACTGGGGTTTCATTAGCAGAAGCTGGTGTGATCAGTGGATTTGATATGACGCACGAAGCCGCCCTTGCCAAGCTACATTATTTATTAAGTAAAGAGTTAAGCTACGAAGAAATCAAAGCGCAGATGCAACAAGTACTGCGTGGGGAGATGAGTATTTAA